A genomic region of Bactrocera dorsalis isolate Fly_Bdor chromosome 3, ASM2337382v1, whole genome shotgun sequence contains the following coding sequences:
- the LOC105224692 gene encoding uncharacterized protein LOC105224692 isoform X1 produces the protein MEARIINFNMAEIEISIAPGPHNLLAPPPPPLPASSSLSSLPAASATSSCGPNNGSSSADSSPQTSANSAISAHAAMGGPHPPLPPTIEGQTYCLRWNNHKSNLVEILDALIKVESYVDCTIVVDDQVQFKAHRVVLAANSPYFQAILQDVPMDHCSIIFPGVKAFEMRALLDYMYTGEVNVTQSQIPTIMRIAEELEVKGLFDMADLKEKFNKLSEEHADRASHGYPYAAASTSGLTAPYAMATSSSSAQGLPSGVHNGKEHHGADFPMPSQHNSSSVISTSSHISPSAAASSTSSPPYTNYKSPYTNLYSKSPGPSNGPGSAGNGSSLGQSKSANTPQTPTHSQTQPPNADHAQWPLSPSAAVGMLGSVYDSVPDNPLKRKKLSSMTSMLMNRDTPILRNVLAQANPADSSQPISFSMPSASKTDSKSSADKNSPHGGSMGGHNNNHGQHFNGGADFGSEKKYHDEPHSPYTDRSFDDDAYDAKGNYGGGFSSNSNQKPEWKRYKQYTRSDIMSAIQCVREGMSALQASRKFGVPSRTLYDKVKKLGITTGRPMNRTMKRSPSTVDSTAAFSYPHAYGAEPLMSTMHEGRNDEREPKDHHRAEHHHMPPQLPHSLLDHALLQQALESRGGDIAGRGALLLAAAAHAAANRISTSPGPNGSNAMRSPSPPNYGRKYGRGSEQDFAMERDGRRRERGRDRDMDSSRENERRMLEHELDRERERELASESDRERELEYEREQREERECERKRAREYEREHERDMEREHTRGRKRASRRRSHDDEEETTGQVEDLSVARRNCMSPAPTESPHRRTRSPSYSPPPPQPPTATAPPTALECGSGVIKLATAAAVAVAASTADDSRCSSRSSNGLTMADNISNDEYNNETSATLEAATTMTAIKREIISSDDVRTD, from the exons ATGGAAGCAAGAATTATAAACTTCAACATGGCCGAAATCGAAataa GCATAGCGCCGGGACCGCATAATCTGTTggcaccgccgccgccgccctTGCCGGCATCCTCGTCTTTGTCGTCGCTGCCAGCGGCGTCTGCGACATCGAGCTGCGGCCCCAACAACGGTTCGAGCAGTGCCGATTCTAGCCCACAGACAAGCGCTAACAGCGCAATTTCAGCACACGCAGCCATGGGTGGTCCACATCCGCCATTGCCGCCGACCATTGAGGGTCAAACATATTGTTTACGTTGGAATAATCACAAATCGAATCTAGTGGAGATTCTTGATGCGCTAATTAAGGTCGAGAGTTATGTTGACTGCACAATTGTTGTCGACGATCAAGTGCAATTCAAAGCGCATCGCGTGGTGCTCGCCGCCAACTCGCCATATTTCCAGGCCATACTGCAGGACGTACCCATGGATCATTGCAGCATTATATTTCCCGGCGTTAAAGCATTTGAAATGCGTGCACTACTTGATTATATGTACACGGGTGAAGTGAATGTCACGCAAAGTCAGATACCCACAATAATGCGTATTGCCGAGGAGCTGGAGGTGAAAGGACTTTTCGATATGGCCGATCTGAAGGAGAAGTTCAACAAACTAAGCGAAGAACATGCGGATCGTGCCAGTCACGGTTATCCGTATGCCGCAGCCAGTACTTCTGGTCTAACCGCACCATATGCCATGGCTACGAGTTCATCCTCGGCACAAGGCCTACCCAGTGGTGTACACAATGGCAAGGAGCATCATGGCGCCGATTTTCCAATGCCTTCACAACACAATTCCTCATCCGTGATCTCAACATCATCGCACATATCACCATCAGCTGCCGCTTCGAGTACATCTTCGCCACCATATACTAACTATAAATCGCCATATACCAATCTGTATTCCAAATCGCCTGGTCCCTCTAATGGTCCCGGTTCTGCTGGGAATGGATCTAGTTTAGGACAAAGCAAATCGGCCAATACACCACAGACACCAACACACTCACAAACTCAACCGCCGAATGCAGATCACGCACAATGGCCGTTATCGCCTTCGGCAGCGGTCGGTATGTTGGGCTCCGTCTATGACTCTGTGCCAGACAATCCACTCAAGCGTAAAAAACTGTCGTCCATGACTTCAATGTTAATGAACCGCGATACACCCATTCTACGTAACGTCTTAGCTCAAGCCAATCCCGCCGATTCATCTCAGCCGATATCATTCTCTATGCCTAGTGCCAGCAAAACCGACAGCAAATCCAGTGCCGATAAAAACTCGCCGCATGGAGGTTCAATGGGTggacacaacaacaaccatggtCAGCACTTCAACGGCGGCGCCGACTTTGGTAGCGAAAAG AAATATCACGATGAACCACATTCGCCTTACACAGATCGTTCGTTTGATGACGACGCCTACGATGCCAAGGGCAATTATGGTGGCGGCTTCAGCTCCAACTCAAATCAGAAACCCGAATGGAAACGCTATAAACAATACACACGCAGCGACATTATGTCCGCCATACAGTGTGTACGGGAAGGTATGAGCGCACTACAAGCCTCACGAAAGTTTGGTGTACCGTCGCGCACGCTCTATGACAAAGTCAAGAAGCTGGGCATAACCACAGGTCGGCCAATGAATCGCACCATGAAACGTAGTCCGAGTACGGTGGATTCGACTGCTGCTTTCTCCTACCCACATGCTTATGGCGCCGAACCCTTAATGTCAACGATGCATGAAGGACGCAATGACGAACGCGAGCCCAAAGATCACCACCGCGCCGAACATCACCACATGCCACCACAATTGCCGCATTCGCTCTTAGATCATGCGTTGCTACAACAGGCGTTGGAGAGCCGTGGAGGCGATATTGCCGGAcgtggcgcactgttgttagcAGCAGCCGCACATGCTGCTGCGAACCGTATCTCAACCAGCCCGGGTCCGAACGGTTCGAATGCCATGCGTTCGCCGAGTCCACCGAATTATGGCCGCAAATACGGACGTGGCAGTGAGCAAGATTTTGCCATGGAGCGGGACGGACGTAGACGTGAACGCGGCAGAGACCGCGATATGGACAGTAGTCGAGAAAATGAGCGTCGCATGCTGGAGCATGAGTTAGATCGCGAGCGTGAGCGCGAACTGGCAAGTGAAAGTGATCGCGAACGCGAACTTGAGTATGAACGTGAGCAGCGCGAAGAACGCGAATGTGAGAGGAAACGTGCGCGCGAATACGAACGCGAACATGAGCGCGACATGGAACGTGAACACACACGTGGGCGTAAGCGTGCCAGCCGACGACGCTCTCACGACGATGAGGAGGAGACTACCGGCCAGGTTGAAGATCTATCTGTAGCGCGCCGCAATTGCATGTCACCAGCGCCAACAGAATCGCCACACAGACGTACACGTTCACCATCCTactcaccaccaccaccacaaccgccaacagcaacagcaccaCCAACAGCGCTTGAATGCGGTAGTGGCGTTATAAAACTGGCAACCGCAGCCGCCGTTGCGGTAGCCGCGTCAACAGCCGATGATAGTCGTTGTTCGAGTCGCAGTAGTAACGGTTTAACGATGGCTGATAATATCAGCAACGATGAGTACAACAACGAAACGAGTGCCACCCTAgaggcagcaacaacaatgaccgCGATAAAACGTGAAATCATTAGCAGCGACGACGTACGCACCGACTGA
- the LOC105224692 gene encoding uncharacterized protein LOC105224692 isoform X2 — MGGPHPPLPPTIEGQTYCLRWNNHKSNLVEILDALIKVESYVDCTIVVDDQVQFKAHRVVLAANSPYFQAILQDVPMDHCSIIFPGVKAFEMRALLDYMYTGEVNVTQSQIPTIMRIAEELEVKGLFDMADLKEKFNKLSEEHADRASHGYPYAAASTSGLTAPYAMATSSSSAQGLPSGVHNGKEHHGADFPMPSQHNSSSVISTSSHISPSAAASSTSSPPYTNYKSPYTNLYSKSPGPSNGPGSAGNGSSLGQSKSANTPQTPTHSQTQPPNADHAQWPLSPSAAVGMLGSVYDSVPDNPLKRKKLSSMTSMLMNRDTPILRNVLAQANPADSSQPISFSMPSASKTDSKSSADKNSPHGGSMGGHNNNHGQHFNGGADFGSEKKYHDEPHSPYTDRSFDDDAYDAKGNYGGGFSSNSNQKPEWKRYKQYTRSDIMSAIQCVREGMSALQASRKFGVPSRTLYDKVKKLGITTGRPMNRTMKRSPSTVDSTAAFSYPHAYGAEPLMSTMHEGRNDEREPKDHHRAEHHHMPPQLPHSLLDHALLQQALESRGGDIAGRGALLLAAAAHAAANRISTSPGPNGSNAMRSPSPPNYGRKYGRGSEQDFAMERDGRRRERGRDRDMDSSRENERRMLEHELDRERERELASESDRERELEYEREQREERECERKRAREYEREHERDMEREHTRGRKRASRRRSHDDEEETTGQVEDLSVARRNCMSPAPTESPHRRTRSPSYSPPPPQPPTATAPPTALECGSGVIKLATAAAVAVAASTADDSRCSSRSSNGLTMADNISNDEYNNETSATLEAATTMTAIKREIISSDDVRTD, encoded by the exons ATGGGTGGTCCACATCCGCCATTGCCGCCGACCATTGAGGGTCAAACATATTGTTTACGTTGGAATAATCACAAATCGAATCTAGTGGAGATTCTTGATGCGCTAATTAAGGTCGAGAGTTATGTTGACTGCACAATTGTTGTCGACGATCAAGTGCAATTCAAAGCGCATCGCGTGGTGCTCGCCGCCAACTCGCCATATTTCCAGGCCATACTGCAGGACGTACCCATGGATCATTGCAGCATTATATTTCCCGGCGTTAAAGCATTTGAAATGCGTGCACTACTTGATTATATGTACACGGGTGAAGTGAATGTCACGCAAAGTCAGATACCCACAATAATGCGTATTGCCGAGGAGCTGGAGGTGAAAGGACTTTTCGATATGGCCGATCTGAAGGAGAAGTTCAACAAACTAAGCGAAGAACATGCGGATCGTGCCAGTCACGGTTATCCGTATGCCGCAGCCAGTACTTCTGGTCTAACCGCACCATATGCCATGGCTACGAGTTCATCCTCGGCACAAGGCCTACCCAGTGGTGTACACAATGGCAAGGAGCATCATGGCGCCGATTTTCCAATGCCTTCACAACACAATTCCTCATCCGTGATCTCAACATCATCGCACATATCACCATCAGCTGCCGCTTCGAGTACATCTTCGCCACCATATACTAACTATAAATCGCCATATACCAATCTGTATTCCAAATCGCCTGGTCCCTCTAATGGTCCCGGTTCTGCTGGGAATGGATCTAGTTTAGGACAAAGCAAATCGGCCAATACACCACAGACACCAACACACTCACAAACTCAACCGCCGAATGCAGATCACGCACAATGGCCGTTATCGCCTTCGGCAGCGGTCGGTATGTTGGGCTCCGTCTATGACTCTGTGCCAGACAATCCACTCAAGCGTAAAAAACTGTCGTCCATGACTTCAATGTTAATGAACCGCGATACACCCATTCTACGTAACGTCTTAGCTCAAGCCAATCCCGCCGATTCATCTCAGCCGATATCATTCTCTATGCCTAGTGCCAGCAAAACCGACAGCAAATCCAGTGCCGATAAAAACTCGCCGCATGGAGGTTCAATGGGTggacacaacaacaaccatggtCAGCACTTCAACGGCGGCGCCGACTTTGGTAGCGAAAAG AAATATCACGATGAACCACATTCGCCTTACACAGATCGTTCGTTTGATGACGACGCCTACGATGCCAAGGGCAATTATGGTGGCGGCTTCAGCTCCAACTCAAATCAGAAACCCGAATGGAAACGCTATAAACAATACACACGCAGCGACATTATGTCCGCCATACAGTGTGTACGGGAAGGTATGAGCGCACTACAAGCCTCACGAAAGTTTGGTGTACCGTCGCGCACGCTCTATGACAAAGTCAAGAAGCTGGGCATAACCACAGGTCGGCCAATGAATCGCACCATGAAACGTAGTCCGAGTACGGTGGATTCGACTGCTGCTTTCTCCTACCCACATGCTTATGGCGCCGAACCCTTAATGTCAACGATGCATGAAGGACGCAATGACGAACGCGAGCCCAAAGATCACCACCGCGCCGAACATCACCACATGCCACCACAATTGCCGCATTCGCTCTTAGATCATGCGTTGCTACAACAGGCGTTGGAGAGCCGTGGAGGCGATATTGCCGGAcgtggcgcactgttgttagcAGCAGCCGCACATGCTGCTGCGAACCGTATCTCAACCAGCCCGGGTCCGAACGGTTCGAATGCCATGCGTTCGCCGAGTCCACCGAATTATGGCCGCAAATACGGACGTGGCAGTGAGCAAGATTTTGCCATGGAGCGGGACGGACGTAGACGTGAACGCGGCAGAGACCGCGATATGGACAGTAGTCGAGAAAATGAGCGTCGCATGCTGGAGCATGAGTTAGATCGCGAGCGTGAGCGCGAACTGGCAAGTGAAAGTGATCGCGAACGCGAACTTGAGTATGAACGTGAGCAGCGCGAAGAACGCGAATGTGAGAGGAAACGTGCGCGCGAATACGAACGCGAACATGAGCGCGACATGGAACGTGAACACACACGTGGGCGTAAGCGTGCCAGCCGACGACGCTCTCACGACGATGAGGAGGAGACTACCGGCCAGGTTGAAGATCTATCTGTAGCGCGCCGCAATTGCATGTCACCAGCGCCAACAGAATCGCCACACAGACGTACACGTTCACCATCCTactcaccaccaccaccacaaccgccaacagcaacagcaccaCCAACAGCGCTTGAATGCGGTAGTGGCGTTATAAAACTGGCAACCGCAGCCGCCGTTGCGGTAGCCGCGTCAACAGCCGATGATAGTCGTTGTTCGAGTCGCAGTAGTAACGGTTTAACGATGGCTGATAATATCAGCAACGATGAGTACAACAACGAAACGAGTGCCACCCTAgaggcagcaacaacaatgaccgCGATAAAACGTGAAATCATTAGCAGCGACGACGTACGCACCGACTGA